In Halopelagius longus, the following proteins share a genomic window:
- a CDS encoding CopG family ribbon-helix-helix protein — MRTSLNVSEEVLSAFDAVWRAEGIDSRSRAIREAMLEYVESHSRLEDAEGDIAAVVVFDYEHEAVIGELHVVQHEFEAVIDATSHTHHGEWCLEAAFCEGPAERVRTLVYRLRDFDAVRRVSVLSLTAESTEM; from the coding sequence ATGCGAACCAGTCTGAACGTATCCGAGGAGGTGCTCTCGGCGTTCGACGCCGTCTGGCGGGCCGAGGGTATCGACTCCCGGTCGCGCGCCATCCGCGAGGCGATGCTGGAGTACGTCGAGTCCCACAGTCGACTCGAAGACGCCGAGGGCGACATCGCCGCCGTCGTCGTCTTCGACTACGAACACGAGGCGGTCATCGGCGAGTTGCACGTCGTCCAACACGAGTTCGAGGCGGTCATCGACGCGACGAGTCACACCCACCACGGCGAGTGGTGCCTCGAAGCGGCGTTCTGCGAGGGCCCGGCCGAACGGGTCCGAACGCTCGTCTACCGCCTCCGGGACTTCGACGCCGTCCGCCGCGTCTCTGTGCTGTCTCTGACCGCGGAGTCCACGGAGATGTGA
- a CDS encoding uracil-xanthine permease family protein yields the protein MSRGGDSSFVEYSIEDKPPFGTSLLLGVQHYLTMVGANIAVPLILAGALGMPAEIIPRFVGTFFVVSGIATLAQTTFGNRYPIVQGAPFSMLAPALAVVGVVTATNPAGPDWQAALLQLQGAIIAAAVVEIVVGYLGLLGKLRAYLSPVVIAPTIALIGLSLFDTSQVTSAGGNVWLLAFTLLLIVLFSQYFDTAHRVFQLFPVLLGIVAAYVAAAVLSATGVYAPGTPGYVDFGMVLSAPAFVPIYPLQWGFAGGPNTVTVGLPLVGSVAFGVPQFTASFFVGMLAGVAASMIESLGDYHAVARLSGVGAPSKKRIDHGIGMEGIMNVFSGIMGGSGSTSYSENIGAIGLTGVASRYVVQIGAAVMLFVGFVGYFGQLVATIPDPIVGGLYIAMFGQIVAVGLSNLKYVDLDSSRNVFIVGVALFVGLAVPSYMGNVGSAQAFQEGMAGVWLFGPVLGTQIVANTVYVIGSTGMAVGGLFAFVLDNTVEGTREERGLDEWEESAEADEDFASAYDRFVRSDERQTKAD from the coding sequence ATGAGTCGCGGGGGCGACTCGTCGTTCGTAGAGTACAGCATCGAAGACAAACCACCCTTCGGAACCTCGCTGCTTCTCGGCGTCCAACACTACCTCACGATGGTCGGCGCGAACATCGCCGTCCCCCTCATCCTCGCGGGCGCACTCGGCATGCCCGCCGAGATTATCCCGCGCTTCGTCGGGACGTTCTTCGTCGTCTCGGGGATAGCGACGCTGGCGCAGACGACGTTCGGGAACCGCTACCCCATCGTGCAGGGCGCGCCGTTCTCGATGCTCGCGCCCGCACTCGCCGTCGTCGGCGTCGTGACGGCGACGAACCCCGCCGGCCCCGATTGGCAGGCGGCGTTGCTCCAGTTGCAGGGGGCTATCATCGCGGCGGCGGTGGTCGAAATCGTCGTCGGCTACCTCGGCTTGCTGGGGAAACTCCGCGCCTATCTCTCGCCGGTCGTCATCGCGCCGACGATAGCGCTCATCGGCCTCTCGCTTTTCGACACGTCGCAGGTGACCTCCGCCGGGGGTAACGTGTGGCTCCTCGCGTTCACCCTGCTTCTCATCGTCCTGTTCTCGCAGTACTTCGACACCGCCCACCGCGTGTTCCAACTGTTCCCGGTGCTCCTCGGTATCGTCGCCGCGTACGTCGCCGCCGCCGTCCTCTCGGCCACCGGCGTCTACGCGCCCGGAACGCCGGGGTACGTCGACTTCGGGATGGTGCTGTCCGCGCCGGCGTTCGTGCCCATCTACCCCCTCCAGTGGGGCTTCGCGGGCGGGCCGAACACGGTGACGGTCGGACTCCCCCTCGTCGGGTCCGTCGCGTTCGGCGTGCCGCAGTTCACCGCCTCCTTCTTCGTCGGGATGCTGGCGGGCGTCGCCGCCTCGATGATAGAGTCTCTGGGCGACTACCACGCCGTCGCGCGCCTCTCGGGCGTCGGCGCGCCCTCGAAGAAGCGCATCGACCACGGCATCGGCATGGAGGGCATCATGAACGTGTTCTCCGGCATCATGGGCGGGAGCGGTTCGACCTCCTACTCGGAGAACATCGGCGCCATCGGCCTGACGGGCGTCGCCTCCCGATACGTCGTCCAAATCGGCGCGGCGGTGATGCTGTTCGTCGGGTTCGTCGGCTACTTCGGCCAACTGGTCGCCACCATCCCGGACCCAATCGTCGGCGGCCTCTACATCGCCATGTTCGGCCAAATCGTCGCCGTCGGCCTCTCGAACCTCAAGTACGTGGACTTAGACTCCTCGCGCAACGTCTTCATCGTCGGCGTCGCCCTGTTCGTCGGACTCGCCGTCCCCTCGTACATGGGGAACGTCGGGTCGGCGCAGGCGTTCCAGGAGGGGATGGCCGGCGTCTGGCTGTTCGGCCCGGTTCTCGGGACCCAAATCGTCGCGAACACCGTCTACGTCATCGGCTCCACCGGCATGGCCGTCGGCGGCCTGTTCGCGTTCGTCCTCGACAACACCGTCGAGGGCACCCGCGAGGAACGCGGACTCGACGAGTGGGAGGAGTCCGCGGAGGCGGACGAGGACTTCGCCTCGGCGTACGACCGGTTCGTCCGCAGCGACGAACGGCAGACGAAGGCCGACTGA
- a CDS encoding metal-dependent hydrolase, translating into MYQLGHYGVSLAVFSPVGFALLRLGRPELAFLTGAAMLGLAMLPDVDHRIPFLDHRGPTHSLPFAAAVGGAFAGVGHLLADAGSEVGVALAVGVGGVSVGLPAFGFFVGVLTVVAHLLADVLTPMGVNFLWPLSSRRYSLSLWPAKSRIANYGLFAAGVFVASATFLLAVRV; encoded by the coding sequence ATGTACCAACTGGGGCACTACGGCGTCTCCCTCGCGGTGTTCTCGCCCGTCGGGTTCGCCCTCCTCCGCCTCGGACGGCCGGAGTTGGCGTTCCTGACGGGCGCGGCGATGCTCGGGTTGGCGATGCTGCCGGACGTCGACCACCGGATTCCGTTCCTCGACCACCGCGGTCCGACCCACTCGCTCCCGTTCGCCGCCGCCGTCGGCGGCGCGTTCGCCGGGGTAGGCCACCTGCTGGCCGACGCGGGGTCGGAAGTCGGCGTCGCCCTCGCAGTCGGCGTCGGCGGCGTAAGCGTCGGTCTGCCCGCGTTCGGCTTCTTCGTCGGCGTCCTCACCGTCGTCGCGCACCTCCTCGCCGACGTGCTCACCCCGATGGGCGTGAACTTCCTGTGGCCGCTTTCGTCCCGCCGGTACTCGCTGTCGCTTTGGCCCGCGAAGAGTCGAATCGCGAACTACGGACTGTTCGCCGCGGGCGTCTTCGTCGCGTCGGCCACGTTCCTCCTCGCGGTCAGGGTCTGA
- a CDS encoding MFS transporter, with product MSGPRETTGNDSWLLGWGLGYASVGAASLLVPLYAIDLGAGALLVSLVAATAAFAGVPGAILWGKLVATTNRRRPFVLVALGLTAVVLLTMPFYTSPWAVLVANAALWFVVAAAAPVLNVIVVEGYEASRWSERFGLLNHYQGYGWLGGLVVGAVWSAAAGPVGVGPLAAKRLFFLAGGVAALAGLAVVYARYPEKSTISERRFLRLAEQFAGNGMLGRSVRAVPFGPQRVYWALRNLRRGSDGDGASGAGGLRGRFPAGLTRYLLAATVFFTGFAAFFGPLPAYLTEAGYSTDQVFGLFVASSAASAVSYARVGSLVARRDPFRLQTGALLSRAVAFPLVAFVGAALAPPVGLAVVGVLFFAIGVTWAVISITATGLVSTLAPESVRGEALGAYTALGSLGGGVGSILGGAVADGLGYGAAFGVAAACVVAAVGVAVAGRPGGTTTDPVAGD from the coding sequence ATGTCCGGTCCAAGGGAGACGACGGGGAACGACTCGTGGCTACTGGGGTGGGGCCTCGGTTACGCGTCGGTCGGTGCGGCCTCGCTGTTAGTACCGCTGTACGCCATCGACTTGGGGGCGGGGGCGCTTCTGGTCAGTCTCGTCGCCGCGACGGCGGCGTTCGCCGGCGTCCCCGGCGCGATACTCTGGGGGAAACTCGTCGCGACGACGAATCGCCGCCGACCGTTCGTCCTCGTGGCCCTCGGACTCACCGCCGTCGTCCTCCTGACGATGCCGTTCTACACGTCGCCGTGGGCGGTTCTGGTCGCCAACGCCGCTCTCTGGTTCGTCGTGGCCGCCGCCGCGCCGGTGCTCAACGTCATCGTCGTCGAGGGGTACGAGGCGTCGCGGTGGAGCGAACGGTTCGGCCTCCTCAACCACTATCAGGGGTACGGCTGGCTGGGCGGCCTCGTCGTCGGCGCGGTGTGGTCCGCCGCCGCGGGTCCGGTCGGCGTCGGACCCCTCGCAGCCAAGCGCCTGTTCTTCCTCGCGGGCGGCGTCGCCGCACTCGCCGGTCTCGCCGTCGTCTACGCGCGCTACCCCGAGAAATCGACCATCTCCGAGCGACGGTTCCTGCGACTGGCAGAGCAGTTCGCGGGCAACGGGATGCTCGGGCGGTCCGTCCGAGCCGTCCCGTTCGGCCCGCAACGCGTCTACTGGGCGCTTCGGAACCTGCGCAGAGGGTCCGACGGCGACGGTGCGTCGGGCGCGGGCGGACTCCGCGGGCGCTTTCCCGCGGGACTGACGCGCTACCTCCTCGCGGCGACTGTGTTCTTCACCGGGTTCGCGGCCTTCTTCGGCCCGCTTCCGGCGTACCTCACGGAGGCCGGCTACTCGACGGACCAGGTGTTCGGCCTGTTCGTGGCGTCGTCGGCCGCCTCGGCGGTGTCGTACGCCCGCGTCGGGAGTCTCGTCGCGCGGCGGGACCCGTTCCGCCTGCAGACCGGTGCGCTCCTCTCGCGCGCCGTCGCGTTCCCGTTGGTCGCGTTCGTGGGGGCCGCCCTCGCGCCGCCCGTCGGACTCGCCGTCGTCGGCGTCCTCTTTTTCGCCATCGGCGTGACGTGGGCGGTCATCAGCATCACGGCGACGGGACTCGTCTCCACGCTCGCACCCGAGTCCGTCCGCGGCGAGGCGTTGGGCGCGTACACCGCACTCGGCAGTCTCGGCGGCGGCGTCGGGAGCATCCTCGGCGGCGCGGTGGCGGACGGACTCGGCTACGGGGCGGCGTTCGGCGTCGCGGCGGCCTGCGTCGTCGCCGCCGTCGGAGTGGCCGTCGCCGGCCGCCCCGGTGGGACGACGACGGACCCCGTCGCCGGCGACTGA
- a CDS encoding acyl-CoA synthetase: protein MTVEYEAAVASFEWDVPADYNLPAVVESHADSFDDRVALRFRDAGGVREERTYGDLRRDANRFANALEAAGVGPGDRVLHLLPRHPDVFAIQLGALKRGALLVPCSSMLKPKDIAYRASDCEATAVVAHDSLVGMVDAVREETPLSTFVCVGGALDGWDSFEESVDGRAETHDGPELRAEDPMSINYTSGTTGQPKPVVHRHRWMRCFELVNAPYWWGVTADGVVAPGFEGSDAPTLEDELLWATTGTGWAKWFWSPVGVGLTTGATQLLYDGEFDPETFLSVMAEEGVTRLCAVPTQYRMFAQADLSAYDIDLRAALSAGEPLNREPIEALESAFGVTPRDGYGQTETVALVSNYPGIDVKPGSMGKPTPGLGTTILDDEGEELGAGDIGEIAVPVDCPGIFDGYFEREELDRETFAGEYYRTGDLASRDEDGYFFFEGRADDIIISAGYRIGPFEVEDALVSHPSVAEAAAVASPHEERGDVVKAYIVLADGYDPSDELATEIQEFTKEETAPYKYPRRVEFVEELPKTSSGKIRRIELRTQEKEAFGQ from the coding sequence ATGACCGTAGAGTACGAGGCCGCGGTAGCATCGTTCGAGTGGGACGTACCCGCCGACTACAACCTCCCGGCGGTCGTCGAGTCGCACGCGGACTCGTTCGACGACCGGGTGGCGCTTCGCTTCCGAGACGCCGGCGGCGTCCGCGAGGAACGGACGTACGGCGACTTGCGGCGGGACGCGAACCGCTTTGCGAACGCGTTGGAGGCGGCGGGCGTCGGTCCGGGCGACCGGGTGTTGCACCTCCTGCCGCGGCACCCGGACGTGTTCGCGATTCAACTCGGCGCTCTGAAGCGCGGCGCGTTGCTCGTCCCCTGTTCGTCGATGCTCAAACCGAAGGACATCGCCTATCGGGCGTCCGACTGCGAGGCGACGGCCGTCGTCGCCCACGACTCTCTCGTCGGCATGGTCGACGCCGTCCGCGAGGAGACGCCCCTCTCGACGTTCGTCTGCGTCGGCGGCGCCCTCGACGGGTGGGACTCGTTCGAGGAATCGGTCGACGGACGGGCGGAGACGCACGACGGTCCGGAACTCCGCGCCGAGGACCCGATGTCCATCAACTACACGTCTGGGACGACGGGCCAACCGAAACCGGTGGTGCACCGCCACCGGTGGATGCGGTGTTTCGAACTCGTGAACGCGCCCTACTGGTGGGGCGTCACCGCGGACGGCGTCGTCGCGCCGGGGTTCGAGGGGTCCGACGCGCCGACCCTCGAAGACGAACTCCTCTGGGCGACGACCGGGACCGGGTGGGCGAAGTGGTTCTGGAGTCCCGTCGGCGTCGGACTCACGACGGGGGCGACGCAGTTGCTCTACGACGGCGAGTTTGACCCCGAGACGTTCCTCTCGGTGATGGCCGAGGAGGGCGTCACCCGCCTCTGCGCCGTCCCGACGCAGTACCGCATGTTCGCGCAGGCGGACCTCTCGGCGTACGACATCGACCTCCGCGCGGCCCTCTCCGCGGGCGAACCGCTGAACCGCGAACCCATCGAGGCCCTCGAATCCGCGTTCGGCGTCACGCCGCGGGACGGGTACGGGCAGACGGAGACGGTGGCTCTCGTCTCGAACTACCCCGGAATCGACGTGAAGCCCGGCAGCATGGGGAAGCCGACGCCCGGCCTCGGCACGACGATACTCGACGACGAGGGAGAGGAACTCGGCGCGGGCGACATCGGCGAAATCGCCGTCCCCGTCGACTGTCCGGGCATCTTCGACGGCTACTTCGAACGCGAGGAGTTGGACCGCGAGACGTTCGCGGGCGAGTACTACCGGACGGGCGATTTGGCCTCCCGCGACGAGGACGGCTACTTCTTCTTCGAGGGGCGCGCCGACGACATCATCATCTCCGCGGGGTACCGCATCGGCCCGTTCGAGGTGGAGGACGCCCTCGTCTCGCACCCCTCGGTCGCCGAGGCGGCCGCCGTCGCCTCGCCGCACGAGGAACGCGGCGACGTGGTGAAGGCGTACATCGTCCTCGCGGACGGGTACGACCCCTCCGACGAGTTAGCGACCGAGATTCAGGAGTTCACGAAGGAGGAGACGGCCCCGTACAAGTATCCGCGCCGGGTGGAGTTCGTCGAGGAACTCCCGAAGACATCCAGCGGAAAGATACGCCGCATCGAACTCCGAACCCAGGAGAAGGAGGCGTTCGGGCAGTAA
- a CDS encoding mechanosensitive ion channel family protein: MFDPLVRIFDGFGPWETTALVLLVSVGAALALEFVVLRAARRYVTHTDTEYDDIVLTELRIPVVLTAALAGVFVLTQVPAVRTAVLVDPATVERFFGLPSLSVIVVVWAVAANRIVNRIVDSVSEKGSRYDFAPVFSNVWTLVVLGGAAATLLWLWNVEITPLLGAAGVAGIAVGFAAKDTVANFFGGIALYFDDTYKIGDYIVLDDGTAGTVVKVGIRSTTLLTRDELLVTVPNSVLNAAKITNESAPQRRRRIRVPVGVAYGTDVDAFEALGVDVALAADIVLDSPRPRMRFRRFGDSALEYELLCWVDGPTRRRRAQHELNRALYTELLAANVEIPYPKRDVTIRREAGVDADAPTAAANGDALDAEIASNGDSADLADGRPKR; this comes from the coding sequence ATGTTCGACCCTCTCGTCCGCATTTTCGACGGTTTCGGTCCGTGGGAGACGACGGCGCTCGTCCTCCTCGTCTCCGTCGGCGCGGCCCTCGCGTTGGAGTTCGTCGTCCTCCGCGCCGCCCGCCGCTACGTCACCCACACAGACACGGAGTACGACGACATCGTCCTCACGGAACTTCGGATTCCGGTCGTCCTGACGGCGGCGCTGGCGGGCGTGTTCGTCCTGACGCAGGTGCCCGCCGTCCGAACCGCCGTGTTAGTGGACCCCGCGACCGTCGAACGGTTCTTCGGCCTGCCTTCCCTCTCCGTCATCGTCGTCGTCTGGGCCGTCGCCGCGAACCGCATCGTCAACCGAATCGTCGACTCCGTCTCCGAGAAGGGGAGTCGCTACGACTTCGCGCCGGTGTTCTCGAACGTCTGGACGCTCGTCGTCCTCGGCGGGGCCGCCGCGACGCTCCTTTGGCTCTGGAACGTCGAGATAACCCCCCTCCTCGGCGCGGCGGGCGTCGCCGGGATAGCGGTCGGGTTCGCCGCGAAGGACACCGTCGCCAACTTCTTCGGGGGAATCGCCCTCTACTTCGACGACACGTACAAGATAGGCGACTACATCGTCCTCGACGACGGCACCGCCGGAACCGTCGTGAAGGTGGGTATCCGGTCGACCACCCTGCTCACGCGCGACGAACTGCTGGTGACGGTGCCGAACTCCGTCCTCAACGCCGCGAAGATAACGAACGAGTCCGCGCCCCAACGCCGACGGCGGATTCGCGTCCCCGTCGGCGTCGCCTACGGCACCGACGTGGACGCCTTCGAGGCACTCGGCGTCGACGTCGCCCTCGCGGCCGATATCGTCCTCGACTCGCCGCGCCCGCGGATGCGGTTCCGGCGCTTCGGCGACTCCGCGTTGGAGTACGAACTGCTCTGTTGGGTCGACGGCCCGACGCGTCGCCGCCGCGCCCAACACGAACTGAACCGGGCGCTCTACACGGAACTTCTCGCCGCGAACGTCGAGATTCCGTACCCCAAGCGCGACGTGACGATTCGGCGCGAGGCCGGCGTCGACGCCGACGCACCCACCGCCGCCGCGAACGGCGACGCTCTCGACGCGGAAATCGCCTCGAACGGCGACTCCGCAGACCTCGCCGACGGACGCCCCAAACGGTAA
- a CDS encoding aldo/keto reductase translates to MTDLDLPDIGLGTSGNDDPEECAESVATALNLGYRHVDTAQMYDNEAAVGEGIRRSDVDRSEVVLATKVHPDNLAPDDVRRTARESLDRLGVDSVEMLYVHWPTGAYDAEETLPAFDELRDEGLVDHVCVSNFTPELLAEARGILDSPLAANQVECHPLLRQDELRADAREHGYSLVSYAPLGRGEFFDDPTLVDIAEKHDATPAQVSLAWAMAQESVVPIPKATGDHIEENLAARDVELDAEDLDRIADIDREKRIIDPDDAPWHR, encoded by the coding sequence GTGACCGACCTCGACCTCCCGGACATCGGACTCGGCACCTCCGGAAACGACGACCCCGAGGAGTGCGCAGAGAGCGTCGCGACGGCGCTGAATCTCGGCTACAGGCACGTCGATACGGCGCAGATGTACGACAACGAGGCGGCCGTCGGCGAGGGAATCCGCCGGAGCGACGTCGACCGCTCGGAGGTGGTCCTCGCGACGAAAGTTCACCCCGACAACCTCGCGCCCGACGACGTACGGCGGACGGCCCGCGAGAGCCTCGACCGCCTCGGCGTCGACTCCGTGGAGATGCTCTACGTCCACTGGCCCACCGGCGCGTACGACGCCGAGGAGACGCTTCCGGCGTTCGACGAACTCCGCGACGAGGGTCTCGTCGACCACGTCTGCGTGAGCAACTTCACGCCCGAACTCCTCGCGGAGGCGCGCGGGATTCTCGACTCACCGCTCGCGGCCAACCAAGTGGAGTGTCACCCCCTCCTCCGACAGGACGAACTCCGGGCGGACGCCCGCGAACACGGCTACTCGCTGGTGTCGTACGCACCGCTCGGCCGAGGGGAGTTCTTCGACGACCCGACGCTCGTCGATATCGCGGAGAAGCACGACGCCACGCCCGCGCAGGTGTCTCTCGCGTGGGCGATGGCCCAAGAGTCGGTCGTCCCGATTCCGAAGGCGACGGGCGACCACATCGAGGAGAACCTCGCCGCGCGCGACGTGGAACTCGACGCGGAGGACCTCGACCGCATCGCCGACATCGACCGCGAGAAGCGAATCATCGACCCCGACGACGCGCCGTGGCACCGGTGA
- a CDS encoding chemotaxis protein CheW has protein sequence MSQNTQAAGAGATTGAAADDTEEESTKEVQVLEFKLGGETYCVDIDYVSEIVDKGSLTAVPNAPHYVEGVMDLRGRTTSIINPKSLLNVDDDDDESKRIVIFDPGKFDDEAAIGWMVDEVYQVVRVGMDDVEEPPLEKDDAIEGVIKRDGELVIWISPVDAVASA, from the coding sequence ATGTCGCAGAACACACAGGCCGCGGGTGCCGGAGCGACCACCGGGGCGGCGGCAGACGACACGGAAGAGGAATCGACCAAGGAAGTGCAGGTGCTGGAGTTCAAACTCGGCGGGGAGACGTACTGCGTCGACATCGACTACGTCTCGGAGATAGTCGACAAGGGGTCGCTCACCGCGGTTCCGAACGCACCCCACTACGTGGAGGGCGTGATGGACCTCCGCGGGCGAACCACCTCCATCATCAACCCCAAGTCGCTTCTCAACGTCGACGACGACGACGACGAGTCGAAGCGCATCGTCATCTTCGACCCCGGGAAGTTCGACGACGAGGCGGCCATCGGATGGATGGTCGACGAGGTGTACCAGGTCGTCCGCGTCGGCATGGACGACGTCGAGGAACCGCCCTTAGAGAAGGACGACGCCATCGAGGGCGTCATCAAGCGCGACGGCGAACTCGTCATCTGGATATCGCCCGTCGACGCCGTGGCGTCGGCCTGA
- a CDS encoding peroxidase-related enzyme (This protein belongs to a clade of uncharacterized proteins related to peroxidases such as the alkylhydroperoxidase AhpD.), with translation MVEFDSDAMRRFPVPEYDELPADLKERIDEETDRAGFPPNVFAAFGYKPSHFRAFFDYHDALVEDTSLDREEVEMIIVAVSGVNHCYYCNVAHGALVRIYAEDPTLADQLVANYRTADVSDERLAMLDVAVKLTERPTEVDESDFELLREAGFTEEEIWDVGAVTAFFNLSNRMAMFADMRPNEEFHEMGRNSGE, from the coding sequence ATGGTCGAGTTCGACTCCGACGCGATGCGGCGCTTTCCGGTCCCCGAGTACGACGAACTGCCGGCGGACCTGAAGGAACGAATCGACGAGGAGACGGACCGCGCGGGCTTTCCGCCGAACGTCTTCGCGGCGTTCGGGTACAAGCCGAGTCACTTCCGGGCGTTCTTCGACTACCACGACGCCCTCGTCGAGGACACCTCCCTCGACAGGGAGGAGGTGGAGATGATAATCGTCGCCGTCTCGGGCGTCAACCACTGTTACTACTGCAACGTCGCCCACGGCGCACTCGTCCGCATCTACGCCGAGGACCCGACGCTCGCGGACCAACTCGTCGCGAACTACCGGACGGCGGACGTCTCCGACGAACGACTGGCGATGCTCGACGTGGCGGTGAAACTCACCGAACGGCCGACGGAGGTGGACGAGTCCGACTTCGAACTCCTGCGCGAGGCGGGGTTCACGGAGGAGGAAATCTGGGACGTCGGCGCGGTCACCGCGTTCTTCAACCTCTCGAACCGGATGGCGATGTTCGCCGACATGCGCCCGAACGAGGAGTTCCACGAGATGGGACGAAACTCGGGGGAGTGA
- a CDS encoding cold-shock protein, with the protein MAKGTVAFFNDTGGYGFIESDDADEDVFFHMEDVGGPDLEEGQEVEFEIEQADKGPRAKNLQRL; encoded by the coding sequence ATGGCGAAAGGTACGGTTGCGTTCTTCAACGACACAGGCGGTTACGGTTTCATCGAAAGCGACGACGCGGACGAAGACGTGTTCTTCCACATGGAAGACGTCGGCGGCCCGGACCTCGAGGAGGGTCAGGAGGTCGAATTCGAAATCGAGCAGGCCGACAAAGGCCCGCGAGCGAAGAACCTCCAGCGTCTGTAA
- a CDS encoding response regulator produces the protein MATDATVDSIEILLVEPSPGDTRLFTEQFEDAKILNTLNAVSDGESALDYIHQRGEYEDSPCPDLILLELQLPGKSGIEVLSELKGDPEVADIPVVALTSSDLGEDLVRSHGLEAEAYIQKPVEPAEFVEFIQSVEDFWLKIVRDSDEE, from the coding sequence ATGGCCACGGACGCGACAGTTGACTCGATAGAAATTCTACTGGTCGAGCCCAGTCCCGGCGACACGCGGTTGTTCACAGAGCAGTTCGAGGACGCGAAGATTCTGAACACGCTAAACGCGGTTTCCGACGGCGAGTCCGCCCTCGATTACATCCACCAACGCGGCGAGTACGAGGATTCCCCGTGTCCGGACCTCATTCTGCTGGAACTGCAACTTCCCGGAAAGAGCGGCATCGAGGTGCTGTCCGAACTGAAAGGCGACCCCGAAGTGGCCGACATCCCGGTGGTCGCCCTGACGAGTTCGGACCTCGGCGAGGATCTGGTCAGGTCGCACGGACTGGAGGCGGAGGCGTACATCCAGAAACCGGTCGAACCCGCGGAGTTCGTCGAGTTCATCCAGTCCGTCGAGGACTTCTGGCTCAAGATCGTCCGAGACTCCGACGAGGAGTGA
- a CDS encoding creatininase family protein, whose product MYLGDEAWPDLEAYFEEESLALVPTGSTEQHGPHLPEATDHLIAEAFAREAADRTGYLCTPTINVGVSGHHRQFHGTMWVEPRVFREYVESLTRNLTEHGIDRVIYVNAHGGNVPHLREVGARLREDETAFAIEWMWNESIPELVDDLFEQNGPHGGPKETAMIQYLRSELVHDDRLTEARDGGVPSVDAAGTVKYGSRTFYDAADNTANGVLGDQTDATAEKGEEMFEAASDQLVELCEWLAAREFEELMPEPHV is encoded by the coding sequence ATGTACCTCGGAGACGAAGCGTGGCCGGACCTCGAAGCCTACTTCGAGGAAGAATCGCTCGCACTGGTTCCCACCGGGTCGACGGAACAGCACGGTCCGCACCTCCCGGAGGCGACTGACCACCTCATCGCGGAGGCGTTCGCCCGGGAGGCCGCAGACCGGACGGGGTACCTCTGCACGCCGACGATAAACGTCGGCGTCAGCGGTCACCACCGGCAGTTCCACGGGACGATGTGGGTCGAACCGCGGGTGTTCCGAGAGTACGTCGAATCGCTGACGCGGAACCTCACCGAACACGGCATCGACCGGGTGATATACGTCAACGCCCACGGCGGGAACGTCCCGCACCTCCGGGAGGTGGGCGCGCGCCTCCGCGAGGACGAGACGGCGTTCGCGATAGAGTGGATGTGGAACGAGAGCATCCCCGAACTCGTCGACGACCTCTTCGAACAGAACGGGCCGCACGGCGGGCCGAAGGAGACGGCGATGATTCAGTACCTCCGCTCGGAGTTGGTCCACGACGACCGACTGACGGAGGCCAGAGACGGCGGGGTTCCGAGCGTCGACGCGGCCGGGACCGTGAAGTACGGGTCGCGGACGTTCTACGACGCCGCCGACAACACGGCGAACGGCGTCCTCGGCGACCAGACGGACGCGACTGCGGAGAAGGGCGAGGAGATGTTCGAGGCCGCGAGCGACCAACTCGTCGAACTCTGCGAGTGGCTAGCCGCGCGGGAGTTCGAGGAACTGATGCCGGAACCGCACGTGTAG